Proteins from a genomic interval of Candidatus Tanganyikabacteria bacterium:
- the gap gene encoding type I glyceraldehyde-3-phosphate dehydrogenase, translating into MAIRVGINGFGRIGRQVLHIGINNPEIEFVGINDLTDARTSAQLFKYDSVHGRFDGTVEAVDGAIVVNGKRIPISAERDPAKLPWKQLGADIVIESTGFFTDGSKATAHIEAGARKVIISAPAKNEDITVVLGVNEDKYDPEKHHVISNASCTTNCLAPVAKVLNDHFGIVNALMTTCHAYTNDQRVLDFPHEDPRRARAAGINIIPTSTGAAKAIGLVVPELKGKFHGIAFRVPVADGSVIDLVANLAKDVTAEDVNAALDKAASSDRMGRYLAFTHDPLVSSDIIGDTHSSIVDGDMTMVVDNRMVKVVSWYDNEWGYSCRLVDLCVYVGKKLPVAV; encoded by the coding sequence ATGGCGATACGCGTCGGTATCAATGGCTTCGGGCGGATCGGCCGCCAGGTCCTGCACATCGGCATCAACAACCCGGAGATAGAGTTCGTCGGCATCAACGACCTGACCGATGCCAGGACCTCCGCGCAGCTTTTCAAGTACGACTCGGTGCACGGCCGCTTCGACGGGACCGTCGAGGCCGTGGACGGCGCCATCGTCGTCAACGGCAAGCGCATCCCCATCTCCGCCGAGCGCGATCCCGCCAAGCTGCCCTGGAAGCAGCTCGGCGCCGACATCGTCATCGAATCGACGGGCTTCTTCACCGACGGCAGCAAGGCCACGGCCCACATCGAGGCCGGTGCCCGCAAGGTCATCATCTCGGCGCCCGCGAAGAATGAGGACATCACCGTGGTCCTGGGCGTCAACGAAGACAAGTACGACCCCGAGAAGCACCACGTCATCTCGAATGCGTCCTGCACGACCAACTGCCTGGCGCCCGTCGCCAAGGTCCTCAACGACCATTTCGGCATCGTCAACGCCCTGATGACCACGTGCCACGCCTACACCAACGATCAGCGCGTGCTCGACTTCCCGCACGAGGATCCGCGCCGCGCCCGCGCCGCCGGGATCAACATCATCCCGACTTCCACGGGCGCCGCCAAGGCCATCGGCCTGGTCGTGCCGGAGCTCAAGGGCAAGTTCCACGGGATCGCCTTCCGCGTGCCGGTGGCCGACGGCTCCGTCATCGACCTGGTGGCCAACCTGGCCAAGGACGTCACCGCCGAAGACGTCAACGCCGCGCTCGACAAGGCCGCTTCGTCCGATCGCATGGGGCGCTACCTGGCGTTCACCCACGATCCGCTCGTCTCGTCGGACATCATCGGCGACACCCACAGCTCCATCGTGGACGGCGACATGACGATGGTCGTGGACAACCGCATGGTCAAGGTCGTGTCCTGGTACGACAACGAGTGGGGCTACTCCTGCCGCCTGGTGGACCTGTGCGTGTATGTCGGCAAGAAGCTCCCGGTAGCGGTCTAG